In Sphingopyxis sp. 113P3, one DNA window encodes the following:
- a CDS encoding GcrA family cell cycle regulator, whose translation MSWTDQRIEQLRSMWEKGLTASQIADELGGVSRNAVIGKAHRLGLKSRPSPVKATEKVAKPAKAPAAPKAAAPAPRPAAPAAPRPIAPPRAEPKPVPEAAPADAGVDAPPAKPDAPRIVSIGPGGFIRQGPGDQQAPIPPAPPRRLVPAKPSPEIADKTSLLDLNDRICRWPMGHPGEPDFHFCGEAVNPGFPYCVEHCGRAYQAQLPRGTRRPPPPPPFGGPRVR comes from the coding sequence ATGTCATGGACTGACCAGCGCATCGAACAGCTGCGCAGCATGTGGGAAAAAGGGCTGACCGCGAGCCAGATTGCCGATGAGCTTGGCGGCGTCAGCCGCAACGCGGTGATCGGCAAGGCGCACCGCCTGGGCCTGAAATCGCGCCCTTCACCCGTGAAGGCGACCGAGAAGGTCGCAAAGCCGGCCAAGGCTCCGGCAGCACCCAAGGCGGCCGCACCGGCGCCGCGTCCCGCTGCTCCTGCTGCGCCGCGCCCCATCGCGCCCCCGCGCGCCGAGCCCAAGCCTGTCCCTGAAGCCGCGCCTGCGGACGCCGGGGTCGATGCACCGCCAGCAAAGCCCGATGCACCGCGCATCGTCTCGATAGGTCCCGGGGGTTTCATCCGCCAGGGCCCCGGCGACCAGCAGGCGCCGATTCCCCCGGCGCCTCCCCGCCGTCTGGTGCCTGCTAAGCCGAGCCCGGAAATCGCTGACAAGACAAGCCTGCTCGACCTCAACGACCGTATCTGCCGCTGGCCGATGGGACATCCCGGTGAGCCCGATTTTCATTTCTGCGGTGAAGCGGTGAACCCCGGCTTTCCCTATTGCGTCGAGCATTGCGGCCGCGCCTATCAGGCGCAGCTGCCGCGCGGCACGCGCCGTCCGCCCCCGCCGCCGCCCTTTGGGGGGCCGCGCGTGCGGTGA
- a CDS encoding PaaI family thioesterase — protein sequence MLGFQMVERGDGRCRMAIDVEAARHFNPQGVAHGGVAYSLADTAMGGALTSELDDDLWCATLEIKFNYHVGVREGRLICDATVLHRGKRIANIDARLFQHDRLVASANGNFAIFSAPLGTKR from the coding sequence ATGCTCGGCTTTCAGATGGTCGAGCGCGGCGACGGCCGATGCCGGATGGCGATCGATGTCGAGGCAGCGCGCCATTTCAATCCGCAGGGCGTCGCGCATGGCGGCGTTGCCTATTCGCTCGCCGACACGGCGATGGGCGGCGCGCTCACAAGTGAGCTTGACGACGATCTTTGGTGTGCGACCCTGGAGATCAAGTTCAACTATCATGTCGGGGTTCGCGAGGGCCGGCTGATCTGTGATGCGACCGTGCTCCACAGGGGCAAGCGTATCGCCAATATCGACGCGCGTCTGTTCCAGCATGACCGTCTGGTCGCAAGCGCGAACGGAAATTTCGCCATCTTCTCAGCGCCCCTGGGTACCAAAAGATAG